The following proteins come from a genomic window of Stigmatopora nigra isolate UIUO_SnigA chromosome 9, RoL_Snig_1.1, whole genome shotgun sequence:
- the ptch2 gene encoding protein patched homolog 1 isoform X2 gives MASDRGVPGAGGVFGELPPSYTRSRPATDADALRRPSGYCHAAFALKQISKGKAVGQKAPLWIRARFQALLFSLGCHIQKHCGKVLFIGLLVFGALSVGLRVAAIETDIEQLWVEAGSRVSQELRYTREKQGEESIFTSQMLIQTPKEEGTDILTQEALLVHMEAAMSASKVQVSLFGKSWDLNKICYKSGVPIIENVMIERMIDKLFPCMIITPLDCFWEGAKLQGGSAYLPGMPDIQWMNLDPVKLMEELSQFTSLEGFKEMLDKAQVGHAYMNRPCLDPSDPDCPLSAPNKEQLESPDIAGRLQGGCHGFSQKFMHWQEELILGGRVKNTQDALMSAEALQTMFLLMSPKQLYEHFKDDYEIHDINWNEEKATAILESWQRKFVEVVHQSIPSNSSQSIHAFSTTTLNDIMKSFSDVSVLRVAGGYLLMLAYACVTMLRWDCAKSQGAVGLAGVLLVALSVAAGLGLCSLLGLSFNAATTQVLPFLALGIGVDDMFLLAHSFTEAGSNIPFKERTGDCLRRTGTSVALTSINNMIAFFMAALVPIPALRAFSLQAAIVVVFNFAMVLLIFPAILSLDLHRREDKRLDVLCCLYSPCADRVIHLSLHELSDNAEQNQAPPPRQYTSGSTITTSTQITTTVQAFTQCDAAGQHIVTILPPTSQISTSPTSIILCPTSHSQAIPPTPPTPVQDPYGSQLFTPTSSSTRDLLAQVEDSKLGKKCVPLPFLHWNLSHFAREKYAPLLLKPKSKAIVFILFLGLLGLSLYGTTMVHDGLYLTDIVPRDTKEYDFIDAQFKYFSFYNMYLVTTDGFDYARSQRLLIQLHNAFNSVKSVVRDSDGKLPRMWLHYFQDWLRGLQAAFDADWLAGRITSDSYRNGTEDGALAYKLLIQTGSKKEPFNYSQLTSRRLVDAEGLIPPEVFYIYLTVWVSNDPLGYAASQANFYPHPREWIHDKYDTTGENLRIPAAEPLEFAQFPYYLNGLRQAGDFVEAIESVRAICDEFSRKGVFNYPNGYPFLFWEQYISLRHWFLLAISVVLACTFLVCALLLLNPWTAGIIVFILAMMTVELFGIMGLIGIKLSAIPVVILIASVGIGVEFTVHIALGFLTAIGSRNKRSAVALEHMFAPVVDGAISTLLGVLMLAGSEFDFIMRYFFAVLAILTVLGMLNGLVLLPVLLSMLGPPAEASASDDGGGCSAAPSPELPIPPPMAHHGYLADHREPHRTFSETSDSEYYSELTSTSGIGEEDYKYCDRSAYSLPPASSRILVEASKNPSFPKLTVVKPMRETGGRIEPSTDSSHNTQSQLTCWDGSKWDHHHQQQKQPGQNNLPGEGPHQPGRTYQNGPRLQGGRGPQPNRTKGAADFSNVVAGGPVTMVTATASVTVAVHPTLPGATYQGYMHEGFDTDTEMDCFEATKRTKFSSYKRDSIEIKDGERLQDHKTPQNSRQGGSRVPTAKGC, from the exons cTGGTAGTCGAGTGAGTCAGGAGCTTCGCTACACCAGGGAGAAGCAAGGGGAGGAGTCTATATTTACCTCACAGATGCTCATCCAGACCCCCAAAGAAGAGGGTACTGATATTCTTACCCAGGAGGCTTTGCTGGTGCATATGGAAGCTGCAATGTCAGCTAGCAAAGTCCAGGTTTCCCTTTTTGGAAA GTCGTGGGATCTCAACAAAATATGCTATAAATCTGGAGTTCCCATCATTGAAAATGTCATGATTGAAAGG ATGATTGACAAGCTATTCCCTTGTATGATAATCACCCCATTGGACTGTTTTTGGGAAGGGGCCAAACTACAAGGAGGGTCCGCCTATTTACC GGGTATGCCAGACATCCAATGGATGAACCTGGATCCAGTCAAGCTCATGGAGGAACTAAGTCAGTTCACATCTCTGGAAGGATTCAAGGAGATGTTGGACAAAGCCCAG GTTGGCCACGCTTATATGAACAGGCCTTGTTTGGATCCATCGGATCCCGACTGCCCTCTCAGTGCCCCCAATAAGGAACAATTGGAG TCTCCTGACATCGCCGGACGCTTACAAGGCGGTTGCCACGGTTTTAGCCAGAAGTTTATGCACTGGCAGGAAGAGTTGATCTTGGGAGGGCGCGTGAAGAACACCCAGGATGCTTTGATGAG cgCCGAGGCTCTTCAAACTATGTTTCTATTGATGAGCCCTAAACAGCTGTATGAGCACTTTAAAGACGATTACGAGATCCACGACATCAACTGGAATGAAGAGAAGGCTACGGCCATCTTGGAGTCATGGCAACGGAAATTTGTGGAG GTGGTCCATCAGAGTATCCCATCAAACTCCAGCCAGTCCATCCACGCCTTCTCCACTACTACCCTCAATGACATCATGAAGTCTTTTTCCGATGTTAGCGTCCTACGGGTGGCTGGTGGTTACTTGCTTATG TTGGCCTATGCCTGCGTCACCATGTTAAGGTGGGACTGTGCCAAGTCCCAGGGCGCCGTGGGGCTGGCCGGCGTGCTCCTGGTGGCCCTTTCGGTCGCTGCCGGTCTTGGTCTTTGCTCCCTGTTGGGACTTTCCTTCAATGCTGCTACCACTCAG GTGCTTCCCTTCCTGGCACTTGGAATTGGTGTGGATGACATGTTTCTTTTGGCTCACTCCTTCACAGAGGCTGGGAGTAACATTCCCTTTAAG GAACGAACCGGAGACTGCTTGCGTCGTACTGGCACCAGCGTGGCTCTAACTTCCATCAACAACATGATTGCCTTCTTCATGGCTGCCCTTGTTCCCATTCCAGCATTGCGAGCTTTCTCCTTACAG GCTGCCATCGTAGTGGTATTTAACTTCGCCATGGTGCTCCTCATCTTCCCCGCCATACTCAGCTTGGACCTCCACCGCCGCGAAGACAAACGCTTGGACGTCCTATGCTGTCTTTACAGCCCTTGCGCCGACCGGGTCATCCACCTTTCCCTGCACGAGCTGTCGGACAACGCCGAGCAGAACCAGGCGCCGCCCCCGCGTCAATACACCTCGGGttccaccatcaccaccagcaCACAGATCACCACTACAGTGCAAGCTTTCACACAATGCGACGCCGCCGGGCAGCACATTGTTACCATCCTTCCACCTACCTCCCAGATCTCAACCAGTCCCACTTCCATCATTCTTTGTCCTACCTCCCATTCACAAG CTATTCCACCTACTCCACCTACCCCTGTTCAAGATCCCTATGGTTCCCAGCTCTTCACCCCAACATCCAGTTCCACCCGAGACCTCCTAGCCCAAGTCGAGGACTCCAAATTAGGCAAAAAATGTGTCCCCCTTCCATTCCTTCACTGGAACTTATCCCATTTTGCCAGGGAGAAATATGCCCCACTTCTTCTAAAGCCTAAAAGCAAAGCTATTGTTTTCATCCTCTTCTTGGGTCTTCTTGGCCTAAGTCTTTACGGGACCACCATGGTGCACGATGGCCTCTACCTGACAGACATTGTTCCACGCGACACCAAGGAGTACGACTTCATCGACGCCCAGTTCAAATACTTCTCCTTCTACAACATGTATCTAGTTACCACGGATGGATTCGATTACGCACGCTCACAGAGATTGCTGATCCAACTACACAACGCCTTCAACTCGGTCAAATCGGTGGTCCGAGACAGTGACGGCAAACTACCCCGCATGTGGCTACACTACTTTCAAGACTGGCTCAGAG GTCTTCAGGCTGCTTTTGATGCAGATTGGCTGGCAGGGAGAATCACCTCAGACAGCTACCGGAACGGTACAGAAGACGGAGCACTAGCGTATAAACTCCTCATCCAGACTGGATCTAAGAAAGAACCCTTTAATTACAGCCAG ctGACATCTCGCCGGCTGGTGGATGCtgaaggtcttatcccacctgAGGTGTTCTACATTTATCTAACCGTGTGGGTTAGTAATGATCCTCTGGGCTACGCTGCCTCCCAGGCAAACTTTTACCCTCATCCCAGAGAGTGGATTCACGACAAGTACGACACCACGGGAGAGAATCTGCGAA TTCCGGCCGCAGAACCTCTCGAATTCGCTCAATTCCCATACTACCTAAACGGTCTACGGCAAGCCGGCGACTTCGTAGAAGCCATCGAAAGCGTTCGAGCCATCTGTGACGAATTCAGCCGTAAGGGTGTATTCAACTACCCCAACGGATATCCCTTCCTCTTCTGGGAGCAGTACATCAGCCTCCGACATTGGTTCCTACTAGCCATCAGCGTAGTACTAGCCTGCACTTTCCTAGTCTGCGCTCTCCTCCTTCTCAACCCATGGACAGCCGGCATTATC GTGTTTATCCTTGCCATGATGACAGTGGAATTATTTGGCATCATGGGCTTGATCGGCATCAAACTGAGCGCCATCCCTGTCGTCATCCTCATCGCTTCGGTGGGAATTGGAGTGGAATTCACCGTCCACATTGCGCTG GGCTTCCTGACAGCCATTGGCAGCAGAAACAAGCGTTCGGCCGTAGCTTTGGAGCATATGTTTGCCCCGGTGGTCGACGGCGCCATTTCTACACTGCTGGGCGTTCTCATGTTGGCGGGCTCTGAGTTTGACTTCATCATGAG GTACTTCTTTGCCGTGTTAGCCATCCTCACCGTTCTGGGAATGCTAAATGGCTTAGTCCTCCTGCCGGTCCTCCTCTCCATGCTTGGCCCTCCGGCCGAAGCGTCCGCCTCCGACGATGGCGGCGGCTGCTCGGCGGCGCCTTCCCCCGAGTTGCCTATCCCACCGCCCATGGCTCATCACGGCTACTTGGCGGATCACCGTGAACCCCACCGAACGTTTTCCGAGACGTCAGACTCAGAATATTACTCGGAGCTGACGAGTACTTCGGGAATCGGCGAGGAGGATTACAAATACTGCGACCGCAGTGCGTACAGCTTGCCACCTGCTTCGTCGCGTATTCTGGTTGAAGCCAGCAAGAATCCCAGCTTCCCTAAACTAACG GTTGTAAAGCCAATGAGGGAAACAGGAGGACGTATAGAACCATCCACCGACTCTTCACACAATACTCAGTCGCAGTTGACCTGCTGGGATGGCTCCAAGtgggaccaccaccaccagcagcaaAAGCAACCAGGACAAAACAACCTACCCGGAGAGGGACCTCACCAGCCTGGGCGGACTTATCAAAACGGCCCCAGGCTACAGGGCGGCAGAGGCCCTCAGCCAAACAGGACTAAAGGAGCGGCTGACTTCAGCAACGTGGTAGCCGGGGGTCCCGTCACCATGGTGACGGCCACAGCCTCCGTGACAGTAGCCGTGCATCCCACGTTACCCGGGGCGACGTACCAGGGCTACATGCACGAAGGTTTTGACACAGACACAGAAATGGACTGCTTCGAAGCCACTAAGAGGACTAAGTTTTCTTCATATAAAAGAGACTCAATAGAGATTAAGGATGGGGAACGTCTACAGGATCATAAAACGCCACAAAACAGCCGACAAG GTGGGTCGAGGGTCCCGACGGCCAAAgggtgctaa
- the ptch2 gene encoding protein patched homolog 1 isoform X1 — MASDRGVPGAGGVFGELPPSYTRSRPATDADALRRPSGYCHAAFALKQISKGKAVGQKAPLWIRARFQALLFSLGCHIQKHCGKVLFIGLLVFGALSVGLRVAAIETDIEQLWVEAGSRVSQELRYTREKQGEESIFTSQMLIQTPKEEGTDILTQEALLVHMEAAMSASKVQVSLFGKSWDLNKICYKSGVPIIENVMIERMIDKLFPCMIITPLDCFWEGAKLQGGSAYLPGMPDIQWMNLDPVKLMEELSQFTSLEGFKEMLDKAQVGHAYMNRPCLDPSDPDCPLSAPNKEQLESPDIAGRLQGGCHGFSQKFMHWQEELILGGRVKNTQDALMSAEALQTMFLLMSPKQLYEHFKDDYEIHDINWNEEKATAILESWQRKFVEVVHQSIPSNSSQSIHAFSTTTLNDIMKSFSDVSVLRVAGGYLLMLAYACVTMLRWDCAKSQGAVGLAGVLLVALSVAAGLGLCSLLGLSFNAATTQVLPFLALGIGVDDMFLLAHSFTEAGSNIPFKERTGDCLRRTGTSVALTSINNMIAFFMAALVPIPALRAFSLQAAIVVVFNFAMVLLIFPAILSLDLHRREDKRLDVLCCLYSPCADRVIHLSLHELSDNAEQNQAPPPRQYTSGSTITTSTQITTTVQAFTQCDAAGQHIVTILPPTSQISTSPTSIILCPTSHSQGKSTHKQNYPQISIISYNTYLIFPLLAIPPTPPTPVQDPYGSQLFTPTSSSTRDLLAQVEDSKLGKKCVPLPFLHWNLSHFAREKYAPLLLKPKSKAIVFILFLGLLGLSLYGTTMVHDGLYLTDIVPRDTKEYDFIDAQFKYFSFYNMYLVTTDGFDYARSQRLLIQLHNAFNSVKSVVRDSDGKLPRMWLHYFQDWLRGLQAAFDADWLAGRITSDSYRNGTEDGALAYKLLIQTGSKKEPFNYSQLTSRRLVDAEGLIPPEVFYIYLTVWVSNDPLGYAASQANFYPHPREWIHDKYDTTGENLRIPAAEPLEFAQFPYYLNGLRQAGDFVEAIESVRAICDEFSRKGVFNYPNGYPFLFWEQYISLRHWFLLAISVVLACTFLVCALLLLNPWTAGIIVFILAMMTVELFGIMGLIGIKLSAIPVVILIASVGIGVEFTVHIALGFLTAIGSRNKRSAVALEHMFAPVVDGAISTLLGVLMLAGSEFDFIMRYFFAVLAILTVLGMLNGLVLLPVLLSMLGPPAEASASDDGGGCSAAPSPELPIPPPMAHHGYLADHREPHRTFSETSDSEYYSELTSTSGIGEEDYKYCDRSAYSLPPASSRILVEASKNPSFPKLTVVKPMRETGGRIEPSTDSSHNTQSQLTCWDGSKWDHHHQQQKQPGQNNLPGEGPHQPGRTYQNGPRLQGGRGPQPNRTKGAADFSNVVAGGPVTMVTATASVTVAVHPTLPGATYQGYMHEGFDTDTEMDCFEATKRTKFSSYKRDSIEIKDGERLQDHKTPQNSRQGGSRVPTAKGC, encoded by the exons cTGGTAGTCGAGTGAGTCAGGAGCTTCGCTACACCAGGGAGAAGCAAGGGGAGGAGTCTATATTTACCTCACAGATGCTCATCCAGACCCCCAAAGAAGAGGGTACTGATATTCTTACCCAGGAGGCTTTGCTGGTGCATATGGAAGCTGCAATGTCAGCTAGCAAAGTCCAGGTTTCCCTTTTTGGAAA GTCGTGGGATCTCAACAAAATATGCTATAAATCTGGAGTTCCCATCATTGAAAATGTCATGATTGAAAGG ATGATTGACAAGCTATTCCCTTGTATGATAATCACCCCATTGGACTGTTTTTGGGAAGGGGCCAAACTACAAGGAGGGTCCGCCTATTTACC GGGTATGCCAGACATCCAATGGATGAACCTGGATCCAGTCAAGCTCATGGAGGAACTAAGTCAGTTCACATCTCTGGAAGGATTCAAGGAGATGTTGGACAAAGCCCAG GTTGGCCACGCTTATATGAACAGGCCTTGTTTGGATCCATCGGATCCCGACTGCCCTCTCAGTGCCCCCAATAAGGAACAATTGGAG TCTCCTGACATCGCCGGACGCTTACAAGGCGGTTGCCACGGTTTTAGCCAGAAGTTTATGCACTGGCAGGAAGAGTTGATCTTGGGAGGGCGCGTGAAGAACACCCAGGATGCTTTGATGAG cgCCGAGGCTCTTCAAACTATGTTTCTATTGATGAGCCCTAAACAGCTGTATGAGCACTTTAAAGACGATTACGAGATCCACGACATCAACTGGAATGAAGAGAAGGCTACGGCCATCTTGGAGTCATGGCAACGGAAATTTGTGGAG GTGGTCCATCAGAGTATCCCATCAAACTCCAGCCAGTCCATCCACGCCTTCTCCACTACTACCCTCAATGACATCATGAAGTCTTTTTCCGATGTTAGCGTCCTACGGGTGGCTGGTGGTTACTTGCTTATG TTGGCCTATGCCTGCGTCACCATGTTAAGGTGGGACTGTGCCAAGTCCCAGGGCGCCGTGGGGCTGGCCGGCGTGCTCCTGGTGGCCCTTTCGGTCGCTGCCGGTCTTGGTCTTTGCTCCCTGTTGGGACTTTCCTTCAATGCTGCTACCACTCAG GTGCTTCCCTTCCTGGCACTTGGAATTGGTGTGGATGACATGTTTCTTTTGGCTCACTCCTTCACAGAGGCTGGGAGTAACATTCCCTTTAAG GAACGAACCGGAGACTGCTTGCGTCGTACTGGCACCAGCGTGGCTCTAACTTCCATCAACAACATGATTGCCTTCTTCATGGCTGCCCTTGTTCCCATTCCAGCATTGCGAGCTTTCTCCTTACAG GCTGCCATCGTAGTGGTATTTAACTTCGCCATGGTGCTCCTCATCTTCCCCGCCATACTCAGCTTGGACCTCCACCGCCGCGAAGACAAACGCTTGGACGTCCTATGCTGTCTTTACAGCCCTTGCGCCGACCGGGTCATCCACCTTTCCCTGCACGAGCTGTCGGACAACGCCGAGCAGAACCAGGCGCCGCCCCCGCGTCAATACACCTCGGGttccaccatcaccaccagcaCACAGATCACCACTACAGTGCAAGCTTTCACACAATGCGACGCCGCCGGGCAGCACATTGTTACCATCCTTCCACCTACCTCCCAGATCTCAACCAGTCCCACTTCCATCATTCTTTGTCCTACCTCCCATTCACAAGGTAaaagcacacacaaacaaaactaCCCACAAATTAGCATCATCTCTTATAACACTtaccttattttcccccttctaGCTATTCCACCTACTCCACCTACCCCTGTTCAAGATCCCTATGGTTCCCAGCTCTTCACCCCAACATCCAGTTCCACCCGAGACCTCCTAGCCCAAGTCGAGGACTCCAAATTAGGCAAAAAATGTGTCCCCCTTCCATTCCTTCACTGGAACTTATCCCATTTTGCCAGGGAGAAATATGCCCCACTTCTTCTAAAGCCTAAAAGCAAAGCTATTGTTTTCATCCTCTTCTTGGGTCTTCTTGGCCTAAGTCTTTACGGGACCACCATGGTGCACGATGGCCTCTACCTGACAGACATTGTTCCACGCGACACCAAGGAGTACGACTTCATCGACGCCCAGTTCAAATACTTCTCCTTCTACAACATGTATCTAGTTACCACGGATGGATTCGATTACGCACGCTCACAGAGATTGCTGATCCAACTACACAACGCCTTCAACTCGGTCAAATCGGTGGTCCGAGACAGTGACGGCAAACTACCCCGCATGTGGCTACACTACTTTCAAGACTGGCTCAGAG GTCTTCAGGCTGCTTTTGATGCAGATTGGCTGGCAGGGAGAATCACCTCAGACAGCTACCGGAACGGTACAGAAGACGGAGCACTAGCGTATAAACTCCTCATCCAGACTGGATCTAAGAAAGAACCCTTTAATTACAGCCAG ctGACATCTCGCCGGCTGGTGGATGCtgaaggtcttatcccacctgAGGTGTTCTACATTTATCTAACCGTGTGGGTTAGTAATGATCCTCTGGGCTACGCTGCCTCCCAGGCAAACTTTTACCCTCATCCCAGAGAGTGGATTCACGACAAGTACGACACCACGGGAGAGAATCTGCGAA TTCCGGCCGCAGAACCTCTCGAATTCGCTCAATTCCCATACTACCTAAACGGTCTACGGCAAGCCGGCGACTTCGTAGAAGCCATCGAAAGCGTTCGAGCCATCTGTGACGAATTCAGCCGTAAGGGTGTATTCAACTACCCCAACGGATATCCCTTCCTCTTCTGGGAGCAGTACATCAGCCTCCGACATTGGTTCCTACTAGCCATCAGCGTAGTACTAGCCTGCACTTTCCTAGTCTGCGCTCTCCTCCTTCTCAACCCATGGACAGCCGGCATTATC GTGTTTATCCTTGCCATGATGACAGTGGAATTATTTGGCATCATGGGCTTGATCGGCATCAAACTGAGCGCCATCCCTGTCGTCATCCTCATCGCTTCGGTGGGAATTGGAGTGGAATTCACCGTCCACATTGCGCTG GGCTTCCTGACAGCCATTGGCAGCAGAAACAAGCGTTCGGCCGTAGCTTTGGAGCATATGTTTGCCCCGGTGGTCGACGGCGCCATTTCTACACTGCTGGGCGTTCTCATGTTGGCGGGCTCTGAGTTTGACTTCATCATGAG GTACTTCTTTGCCGTGTTAGCCATCCTCACCGTTCTGGGAATGCTAAATGGCTTAGTCCTCCTGCCGGTCCTCCTCTCCATGCTTGGCCCTCCGGCCGAAGCGTCCGCCTCCGACGATGGCGGCGGCTGCTCGGCGGCGCCTTCCCCCGAGTTGCCTATCCCACCGCCCATGGCTCATCACGGCTACTTGGCGGATCACCGTGAACCCCACCGAACGTTTTCCGAGACGTCAGACTCAGAATATTACTCGGAGCTGACGAGTACTTCGGGAATCGGCGAGGAGGATTACAAATACTGCGACCGCAGTGCGTACAGCTTGCCACCTGCTTCGTCGCGTATTCTGGTTGAAGCCAGCAAGAATCCCAGCTTCCCTAAACTAACG GTTGTAAAGCCAATGAGGGAAACAGGAGGACGTATAGAACCATCCACCGACTCTTCACACAATACTCAGTCGCAGTTGACCTGCTGGGATGGCTCCAAGtgggaccaccaccaccagcagcaaAAGCAACCAGGACAAAACAACCTACCCGGAGAGGGACCTCACCAGCCTGGGCGGACTTATCAAAACGGCCCCAGGCTACAGGGCGGCAGAGGCCCTCAGCCAAACAGGACTAAAGGAGCGGCTGACTTCAGCAACGTGGTAGCCGGGGGTCCCGTCACCATGGTGACGGCCACAGCCTCCGTGACAGTAGCCGTGCATCCCACGTTACCCGGGGCGACGTACCAGGGCTACATGCACGAAGGTTTTGACACAGACACAGAAATGGACTGCTTCGAAGCCACTAAGAGGACTAAGTTTTCTTCATATAAAAGAGACTCAATAGAGATTAAGGATGGGGAACGTCTACAGGATCATAAAACGCCACAAAACAGCCGACAAG GTGGGTCGAGGGTCCCGACGGCCAAAgggtgctaa